A genomic segment from Halomicroarcula saliterrae encodes:
- a CDS encoding ArsR family transcriptional regulator: MTETDGEGITDLPPSAKLVYKVLEYDGPLTQKGIVEESMLSARTVRYALERLDEVGVIEEDVYFADARQNLYELTDQPADQADAAISD, from the coding sequence ATGACGGAAACCGATGGCGAGGGTATCACGGACCTCCCGCCCAGCGCGAAGCTCGTCTACAAGGTACTGGAGTACGACGGGCCGCTGACCCAGAAGGGCATCGTCGAGGAGTCGATGCTCTCGGCGCGCACGGTCCGCTATGCGCTCGAACGACTCGACGAGGTCGGCGTTATCGAGGAGGACGTCTACTTTGCCGACGCGCGACAGAATCTCTACGAACTGACCGACCAGCCCGCCGATCAGGCCGACGCCGCCATCTCGGATTAG